Proteins from a single region of Streptomyces vinaceus:
- a CDS encoding MFS transporter produces MDGDHGQWRRCLLGGAVFAVCMAGTTLPTPLYGLYQEKFGFSELQVTIVYAVYAFAVIAVLLLAGNASDVVGRKPVLLTGLALAAASAGCFLCATALGWLYAGRLLSGLSAGLFTGAGTAYVIELAPKDGSSRATFVATAANMGGLGCGPLLAGVLSQYAPWPLYLPFAVHLALVAGSAGVLLRLPETVRERQSLAAVRPQRPALPASVRAVFLPAATASFVGFALFGVFTSVSPAFLVESLGVHNRAVSGLVVALAFFASTAGQLAVGRVGVGRSLPLGCAALLAGLALLAGALYWDLLALVVLSALVGGGGQGLAFRGALSAVAGASPPDRRAAVISMLFVVAYAGISVPVIGVGVLTGPLGLEGAGLVFLGCMTALVSTAAVYLLRHPVRQA; encoded by the coding sequence ATGGACGGTGATCACGGACAATGGCGCCGGTGTCTGCTCGGCGGGGCGGTGTTCGCCGTGTGCATGGCCGGCACCACGCTGCCGACCCCCCTCTACGGCCTCTACCAGGAGAAGTTCGGTTTCTCCGAGCTCCAGGTGACGATCGTGTACGCCGTGTACGCGTTCGCCGTCATCGCGGTCCTGCTGCTGGCGGGGAACGCCTCCGACGTCGTGGGCAGGAAGCCCGTACTCCTGACGGGCCTCGCACTCGCGGCGGCGAGCGCCGGCTGCTTCCTGTGCGCCACCGCGCTGGGCTGGCTCTACGCGGGCCGGCTGCTGTCGGGCCTGTCCGCCGGCCTGTTCACCGGGGCCGGCACGGCCTACGTCATCGAGCTCGCGCCGAAGGACGGCTCCTCCCGCGCGACGTTCGTGGCGACGGCCGCCAACATGGGCGGGCTGGGCTGTGGCCCGCTGCTCGCCGGCGTCCTCTCCCAGTACGCTCCCTGGCCGCTGTACCTGCCGTTCGCCGTGCACCTCGCCCTCGTCGCCGGCTCGGCCGGCGTCCTGCTGCGACTTCCCGAGACGGTACGGGAGCGACAGTCGCTCGCGGCGGTACGGCCTCAGCGGCCCGCTCTGCCCGCGTCGGTGCGGGCGGTGTTCCTGCCCGCCGCGACCGCCTCGTTCGTGGGGTTCGCGCTGTTCGGCGTGTTCACCTCGGTCAGCCCGGCCTTCCTCGTCGAATCCCTGGGCGTGCACAACCGGGCCGTGAGCGGGCTGGTCGTCGCGCTGGCCTTCTTCGCCTCGACGGCCGGACAACTCGCCGTCGGCCGCGTCGGGGTCGGCCGCTCCCTGCCGCTGGGCTGCGCGGCGCTCCTGGCCGGTCTGGCGCTGCTCGCGGGCGCCCTGTACTGGGACCTGCTGGCCCTGGTGGTGCTGAGCGCGCTCGTCGGCGGCGGCGGGCAGGGCCTCGCCTTCCGCGGGGCGCTCTCCGCGGTGGCCGGGGCGTCCCCGCCGGACCGGCGCGCGGCGGTCATCTCGATGCTCTTCGTGGTGGCGTACGCGGGTATCTCGGTGCCGGTGATCGGAGTGGGCGTCCTGACGGGCCCCCTCGGCCTGGAGGGCGCCGGACTGGTGTTCCTCGGCTGTATGACCGCTCTGGTGTCGACCGCGGCCGTCTACCTGCTGCGCCACCCCGTACGCCAGGCGTAG
- a CDS encoding PP2C family protein-serine/threonine phosphatase, which produces MPDTVIDYAAVFRLLPGMVALLTPDLVYADANDEFLYSSGRTRDQLIGRYLFDVFPDNPNDPSATGMRNLAASLRRVVETGERDAMALQRYDVESADRPGEWEERYWSPVNAPVLDSDGRVVLLVHRVEEVTELIRARGRPTSGRGRVLEAELYTRARELQELNERLRTAHAREREVALALQSAMLPVTLPSWDARIAVRYRPAVGSLNVCGDWYDLVDLPGDRIGVAVGDVVGHGLVAAGVMGQLRSALSATSRVAEGPAKALEVLGLYARSVDGAENTTVVETCIDWAAHTITYSSAGHLPPLLVRLDGTVDHLDQATDPPLGARPEHLPRPQATTAFGSGDTLVLYTDGLVERRGEDIDTSLDRLAAALVRHREADPERVADALLVDLLPVGGATDDTALVVVRL; this is translated from the coding sequence ATGCCGGATACGGTGATCGACTACGCGGCGGTGTTCCGGCTGCTGCCCGGGATGGTCGCCCTGCTGACCCCGGACCTGGTGTACGCCGACGCGAACGACGAGTTCCTCTACTCCTCGGGCCGCACCCGGGACCAGCTGATCGGCCGCTACCTGTTCGACGTCTTCCCCGACAACCCGAACGACCCGTCCGCGACCGGGATGCGGAACCTGGCGGCGTCGCTGCGCCGCGTCGTGGAGACCGGCGAGCGGGACGCCATGGCCTTGCAGCGCTACGACGTGGAGTCCGCGGACCGGCCCGGCGAGTGGGAGGAACGGTACTGGAGCCCGGTGAACGCGCCGGTCCTCGACTCCGACGGCCGGGTCGTGCTCCTGGTGCACCGGGTGGAGGAGGTCACCGAACTGATCCGGGCCCGGGGCCGGCCGACGAGCGGCCGGGGCCGGGTCCTGGAGGCCGAGCTCTACACGCGGGCCCGTGAACTCCAGGAGCTCAACGAACGCCTGCGTACGGCCCACGCCCGCGAGCGCGAGGTCGCCCTCGCCCTGCAGAGCGCGATGCTCCCCGTCACCCTGCCGAGCTGGGACGCCAGGATCGCGGTGCGCTACCGTCCCGCCGTCGGTTCGCTGAACGTGTGCGGAGACTGGTACGACCTCGTCGACCTGCCCGGCGACCGCATCGGGGTGGCCGTCGGCGACGTGGTGGGCCACGGCCTCGTCGCCGCGGGCGTCATGGGCCAGCTGCGCAGCGCACTGAGCGCGACCTCGCGGGTGGCCGAGGGCCCGGCCAAGGCGCTGGAGGTCCTGGGCCTCTATGCGCGTTCCGTCGACGGCGCCGAGAACACCACCGTCGTCGAGACCTGCATCGACTGGGCGGCCCACACGATCACCTACAGCAGCGCCGGCCACCTGCCGCCCCTGCTCGTACGCCTCGACGGAACGGTGGACCACCTCGACCAGGCCACCGATCCGCCGCTGGGGGCCCGGCCCGAGCACCTCCCGAGGCCGCAGGCCACGACGGCGTTCGGGAGCGGCGACACCCTGGTGCTGTACACGGACGGGCTGGTGGAGCGGCGGGGCGAGGACATCGACACCAGCCTCGACCGGCTGGCCGCAGCCCTCGTCCGCCACCGTGAGGCCGATCCCGAGCGGGTCGCGGACGCCCTGCTGGTCGACCTGCTCCCCGTCGGCGGTGCCACCGACGACACCGCCCTGGTCGTCGTCCGGCTCTGA
- a CDS encoding DMT family transporter, with amino-acid sequence MPVARRTDAVLLLVALVWGSSYLAAKTATVALPVLAVLFVRYAISALACGALVAARRRTRRGWTRAEVRSGSLLGVTQAAVLVLETYGVAHTSAANAGLIISLTIVLTPLMDRARGRSGLPPAFFLAAGLCVLAVGLLIAGTGLHAPRAGDALMLAAAVVRAGHVALVGRLTTGRPVDPLRLTTVQTVVGSALFLPPALAHLPDLAGSSATTWNQLIYLALFCSVFAFLAQTWAVQRTSASRASLLLGTEPIWAVAIGIGLGGERLTVWAFLGAVLMITGTYWGQAVERAHRTAERTGEETPAHRPMTPTGA; translated from the coding sequence ATGCCTGTCGCCCGCCGTACCGATGCGGTACTCCTGCTGGTCGCGCTCGTCTGGGGTTCCAGTTACCTCGCGGCCAAGACCGCCACCGTCGCCCTTCCGGTCCTGGCGGTCCTGTTCGTCCGCTACGCGATCTCCGCCCTCGCCTGTGGCGCCCTGGTCGCGGCGCGCCGCCGGACGCGCCGGGGATGGACGCGCGCGGAGGTCCGCTCCGGGTCGCTCCTGGGCGTCACCCAGGCGGCCGTCCTCGTACTGGAGACGTACGGGGTGGCGCACACCAGCGCCGCCAACGCCGGACTGATCATCAGTTTGACCATCGTTCTCACGCCGCTCATGGACCGGGCCCGGGGACGGTCCGGGCTTCCCCCGGCGTTCTTCCTCGCCGCCGGCCTCTGCGTCCTGGCCGTGGGACTGCTCATCGCCGGCACCGGCCTGCACGCGCCGCGAGCGGGGGACGCGCTGATGCTCGCCGCCGCGGTCGTCCGGGCCGGGCACGTCGCGCTCGTCGGGCGGCTCACCACGGGCCGCCCCGTGGATCCCCTGCGCCTGACGACCGTCCAGACCGTGGTCGGCTCGGCGCTGTTCCTCCCGCCCGCCCTCGCCCATCTGCCGGACCTGGCCGGCAGCAGCGCCACCACATGGAACCAGCTGATCTACCTGGCCCTGTTCTGCAGCGTGTTCGCGTTCCTCGCCCAGACCTGGGCCGTACAGCGCACCTCCGCCAGCCGGGCCAGCCTCCTCCTGGGCACCGAACCGATCTGGGCGGTCGCGATCGGGATCGGCCTCGGCGGCGAACGGCTCACGGTGTGGGCCTTCCTGGGCGCCGTCCTCATGATCACGGGAACCTATTGGGGCCAGGCGGTCGAACGCGCCCACCGCACCGCGGAACGGACCGGCGAGGAGACCCCCGCACACCGGCCGATGACACCCACCGGTGCCTGA
- a CDS encoding YhgE/Pip family protein, producing the protein MPQPTQPSVLRRPRLWVGTGLIAAVVSILFALLYVGGNVNPKGNLRDLPVALVNADAGSDAGGRHVNMGEQVVAGIQKAAKGDHSIDWQIVTREEADKRLGRGKVFGALVIPQDFSTTVTALGSPQPAPQGKAAPPTLTVLTNQSAGSIGSSMSSQAAQKAAHAASAQIGQELLKQATAQKTPLPTAAQLKLADPVTVAVADGHPVGSRSALGLSAFYYALVLVVCGMLGANLVNSQVDTALGYLHTDYGPVRKREPVRHTSRVRTLAIGMALMLGISLVMGTLVEVATVTILDMDASHLGLLWLYSVATVAVVGIGSLALFAAFGTPGMLLATIVFVAMAVPSSGATVPLQALPGFFRGLAEFEPLRQITEGMRAILYYGAQADAGLGRAWASMGIALVAALVFGFAVTRLYDRRGLHRIPRPDAESGSAAVAGTPEAPDAPDAPEAAANATA; encoded by the coding sequence ATGCCACAGCCCACCCAGCCCTCCGTGCTCCGCCGACCCCGGTTGTGGGTCGGAACGGGACTCATCGCCGCAGTCGTCTCGATCTTGTTCGCGCTGCTCTACGTCGGCGGCAACGTCAACCCCAAGGGCAATCTCCGCGATCTGCCCGTGGCCCTGGTCAACGCCGACGCCGGCTCCGACGCAGGGGGCCGCCACGTCAACATGGGCGAGCAGGTCGTCGCGGGCATCCAGAAGGCCGCCAAGGGCGACCACAGCATCGACTGGCAGATCGTGACCCGGGAGGAGGCCGACAAGCGGCTGGGCCGCGGCAAGGTCTTCGGCGCCCTCGTCATACCCCAGGACTTCAGCACCACGGTGACCGCGCTCGGCTCCCCGCAGCCCGCGCCCCAGGGCAAGGCCGCCCCGCCCACCCTGACCGTGCTGACCAACCAGTCCGCCGGCAGCATCGGCTCCTCGATGTCCTCCCAGGCCGCCCAGAAGGCCGCCCACGCCGCTTCCGCGCAGATCGGCCAGGAGCTCCTCAAGCAGGCCACGGCGCAGAAGACCCCGCTCCCGACGGCCGCCCAGCTCAAGCTGGCCGACCCGGTGACCGTCGCCGTCGCCGACGGCCACCCCGTCGGCTCCCGCAGCGCCCTGGGCCTGAGCGCCTTCTACTACGCGCTCGTGCTCGTCGTCTGCGGCATGCTCGGCGCCAACCTGGTCAACTCCCAGGTCGACACGGCCCTCGGCTACCTGCACACCGACTACGGCCCGGTCCGCAAGCGCGAGCCCGTCCGGCACACCAGCCGCGTCCGCACGCTGGCCATCGGCATGGCGCTCATGCTCGGCATCTCGCTCGTGATGGGCACCCTGGTCGAGGTCGCCACCGTCACGATCCTCGACATGGACGCCTCCCACCTCGGCCTGCTGTGGCTCTACTCCGTCGCCACCGTCGCCGTCGTCGGCATCGGCAGCCTGGCCCTGTTCGCCGCCTTCGGCACGCCCGGCATGCTGCTGGCCACCATCGTCTTCGTCGCGATGGCCGTCCCCTCCTCCGGCGCCACGGTGCCGCTCCAGGCGCTGCCCGGATTCTTCCGGGGCCTCGCCGAGTTCGAGCCGCTGCGCCAGATCACCGAGGGCATGCGCGCCATCCTCTACTACGGCGCCCAGGCCGACGCGGGACTGGGCCGGGCGTGGGCCTCGATGGGCATCGCCCTCGTCGCCGCGCTGGTCTTCGGCTTCGCCGTCACCCGCCTCTACGACCGTCGCGGGCTGCACCGCATCCCCCGGCCCGACGCCGAGTCCGGGTCCGCGGCCGTGGCCGGCACTCCCGAGGCCCCGGACGCCCCCGACGCCCCCGAGGCCGCGGCGAACGCCACGGCCTGA
- a CDS encoding deoxynucleoside kinase → MPVICVGGMIGIGKTSVAELLAKELGSEVFYESVEDNPILPLFYTASPEEIQAKRYPFLLQLYFLQTRFAAIKEAYKQGDNVLDRSIYEDWYFAKVNHDLGRISSLEMQVYEGLLSEMMREIDGLPYRKAPDLMVYLKADFETVLHRIGLRGRNFEQDESLVEYYRTLWSGYDDWVHKHYSASEVLVIDMNRTDVVHNPEDAARVAQEVKDALAAVAHRA, encoded by the coding sequence ATGCCAGTGATCTGCGTCGGAGGCATGATCGGAATCGGCAAGACGAGCGTGGCCGAGCTGCTCGCCAAGGAGCTGGGCAGCGAGGTCTTCTACGAGAGCGTCGAAGACAATCCGATCCTCCCGCTCTTCTACACGGCGAGCCCCGAGGAGATCCAGGCCAAGCGCTACCCCTTCCTGCTCCAGCTGTACTTCCTGCAGACGCGGTTCGCCGCGATCAAGGAGGCGTACAAGCAGGGGGACAACGTCCTCGACCGGTCCATCTACGAGGACTGGTACTTCGCCAAGGTCAACCACGACCTGGGCCGGATCAGCTCCCTCGAAATGCAGGTGTACGAGGGGCTGCTCAGCGAGATGATGCGCGAGATCGACGGCCTGCCGTACCGCAAGGCACCCGACCTCATGGTCTACCTCAAGGCCGACTTCGAGACGGTGCTGCACCGCATCGGACTGCGGGGCCGCAACTTCGAACAGGACGAGAGCCTCGTCGAGTACTACCGGACGCTGTGGTCCGGCTACGACGACTGGGTGCACAAGCACTACTCGGCCAGCGAGGTCCTCGTCATCGACATGAACCGCACCGACGTGGTGCACAACCCCGAGGACGCGGCCCGCGTGGCCCAGGAGGTCAAGGACGCCCTGGCGGCGGTCGCGCACCGCGCCTGA
- a CDS encoding type 1 glutamine amidotransferase domain-containing protein: MIVFLLPSSGYDPTEAAVPWAALRDAGYDVRFATPDGRVALADRRLTETGFSWLSPWLMTRRAGLAAYGRLTEDPRFRAPLSYAKVDPACLTGLFVPGGHAQGMRTLLEDPAAQRLFARVFLLGLPVGAVCHGVLLAARAKDPTTGRSVLYGRRTTALTSLLELTAWNLTRMWLGRYYRTYATTVQAEVTAALADPAHFLAGPALPVRDTAARPGRGFTVRDGNYVSARWPGDCHRLAADYLALVRSYRHAPERGGGRP; encoded by the coding sequence TTGATCGTCTTCCTGCTGCCCTCGTCCGGCTACGACCCGACCGAGGCGGCCGTGCCCTGGGCCGCGCTGCGGGACGCGGGATACGACGTACGGTTCGCGACGCCCGACGGGCGCGTCGCTCTCGCCGACCGCCGGCTGACCGAGACCGGCTTCTCCTGGCTCTCCCCGTGGCTGATGACCCGGCGCGCCGGGCTGGCGGCCTACGGGCGGCTGACCGAGGACCCCCGGTTCCGGGCCCCGCTGTCCTACGCCAAGGTGGATCCGGCGTGCCTGACGGGGCTGTTCGTACCCGGCGGCCACGCCCAGGGGATGCGCACGCTGCTGGAGGACCCGGCCGCGCAGCGGCTGTTCGCCCGGGTCTTCCTACTGGGTCTGCCGGTGGGAGCGGTGTGCCACGGCGTACTGCTGGCCGCGCGGGCCAAGGACCCGACGACCGGGCGCTCCGTGCTGTACGGGCGGCGGACCACGGCCCTGACCTCGCTGCTGGAACTCACGGCCTGGAACCTGACCCGCATGTGGCTGGGCCGCTACTACCGCACCTACGCGACCACCGTCCAGGCGGAGGTCACCGCGGCCCTCGCCGACCCGGCCCACTTCCTGGCCGGTCCTGCGCTGCCGGTCAGGGACACGGCGGCGCGCCCCGGCCGCGGGTTCACCGTACGGGACGGCAACTACGTCTCCGCCCGCTGGCCGGGCGACTGCCACCGCCTGGCGGCGGACTACCTCGCGCTGGTCCGCTCGTACCGGCACGCCCCGGAACGTGGGGGCGGCCGGCCCTGA
- a CDS encoding VOC family protein yields MSVRRLNHAVLWIRDVERSAAFYTDVFGFQVDHLIAGRAAFLSAPGSLNDHDLGLFAIGADAPGPEQGRVGLYHLAWEVGTLGELAELGNKLTERGALVGASDHVVSKSFYAKDPDGNEFEVMWRVPREDWPAEGSDTRPGPLDLPAAIARWGADLATGSAAGSAS; encoded by the coding sequence ATGTCCGTCCGCCGCCTGAACCACGCCGTGCTCTGGATCCGCGATGTCGAACGCTCCGCGGCGTTCTACACCGACGTCTTCGGATTCCAGGTCGACCACCTGATCGCCGGCCGCGCCGCCTTCCTGAGCGCCCCCGGCAGCCTCAACGACCACGACCTCGGCCTGTTCGCGATCGGCGCCGACGCGCCCGGTCCCGAGCAGGGCCGGGTCGGCCTCTACCACCTGGCCTGGGAGGTGGGCACGCTCGGCGAGCTGGCCGAGCTCGGGAACAAGCTCACCGAACGCGGCGCGCTGGTCGGCGCGAGCGACCACGTGGTCTCGAAGTCCTTCTACGCCAAGGACCCGGACGGCAACGAGTTCGAGGTGATGTGGCGCGTCCCCCGCGAGGACTGGCCCGCCGAGGGCTCCGACACGCGCCCGGGCCCGCTCGACCTGCCGGCCGCGATAGCGCGCTGGGGCGCGGACCTGGCGACGGGTTCGGCGGCGGGCTCCGCCAGCTGA
- a CDS encoding LysR family transcriptional regulator has product MDERQLRILRELGELGSVTAVAEALHVTPSAISQQLRLLQRSIPVPLTERAGRRVVLTDAGQALAGAAIEVETALARARHTITDFAEQPDGAVSVAAFHSAGSAFFPLMLRAFADPGSPRLALADEDVAQDRFPALTRDYDLVLAHRLDHGPPWPRSVAATTLLHEPLDVALPVGHPLASRAELSPRDVAGQPWITVHDGFPLMATIEAIASVANRRLDIVHRINEFAVVAEVVAAGGGLALMPRWTARTHPGVVLRPLGGVHARRHIDVLHRPERTARRAVRTVLAELRRAAAAIQD; this is encoded by the coding sequence ATGGACGAACGGCAGCTGCGGATCCTGCGGGAGCTGGGAGAGCTGGGAAGTGTCACCGCGGTCGCCGAGGCGCTGCACGTGACGCCTTCCGCGATCTCGCAGCAGCTGAGGCTGCTCCAGCGGTCCATTCCGGTGCCACTGACCGAACGCGCCGGCCGCCGGGTGGTGCTGACCGACGCCGGGCAGGCCCTGGCCGGGGCGGCCATCGAGGTGGAGACGGCTCTGGCCCGGGCGCGGCACACCATCACCGACTTCGCCGAGCAACCGGACGGAGCCGTATCGGTCGCGGCCTTCCACAGCGCGGGCTCGGCGTTCTTCCCGCTCATGCTGCGCGCCTTCGCCGACCCGGGCAGCCCCCGCCTGGCCCTCGCCGACGAGGACGTCGCCCAGGACCGCTTCCCGGCCCTCACCCGTGACTACGACCTCGTCCTGGCCCACCGCCTCGACCACGGCCCGCCGTGGCCGCGCTCCGTGGCCGCGACGACTCTGCTGCACGAGCCCCTCGACGTGGCCCTGCCCGTCGGCCACCCGCTGGCCTCCCGTGCGGAGCTCTCGCCCCGGGACGTGGCCGGCCAGCCCTGGATCACGGTCCACGACGGCTTCCCGCTCATGGCCACCATCGAGGCCATCGCCAGTGTGGCCAACCGCAGGCTCGACATCGTCCACCGCATCAACGAGTTCGCGGTGGTCGCCGAGGTCGTGGCCGCGGGCGGCGGCTTGGCGCTGATGCCGCGCTGGACCGCCCGTACGCACCCCGGTGTCGTGCTCCGGCCGTTGGGCGGGGTGCACGCCCGGCGCCACATCGACGTACTGCACCGGCCCGAGCGCACGGCGCGAAGGGCCGTGCGGACGGTGCTGGCGGAGCTGCGCCGTGCCGCGGCGGCGATCCAGGACTGA
- a CDS encoding helix-turn-helix domain-containing protein: MGNRDLDRRRAPHDPELGALHRAYADRLLRELSESVSLADRVRQWLDHAPLDAAGPADACRGLHLSPRTLRRALQEEGTSWRALLDGARHRRARRLLETTDLPLDRMAPLVGLSGATALVRAFTRWEGVTPGTYRREAKRPTRR, translated from the coding sequence GTGGGCAACCGCGACCTCGACCGGCGCCGCGCCCCGCACGACCCCGAACTCGGCGCCCTGCACCGGGCCTACGCCGACCGGCTGCTGCGCGAGCTGTCGGAGTCCGTGAGCCTCGCGGACCGGGTCCGGCAATGGCTGGACCACGCCCCGCTCGACGCCGCCGGCCCCGCCGACGCGTGCCGGGGCCTCCACCTCAGCCCCCGCACCCTGCGCCGGGCCCTCCAGGAGGAGGGCACCTCCTGGCGCGCCCTCCTCGACGGTGCCCGCCACCGCCGGGCCCGCCGGCTGCTGGAGACCACGGACCTGCCGCTCGACCGGATGGCCCCCCTCGTCGGCCTGAGCGGAGCCACCGCCCTGGTCCGCGCGTTCACCCGCTGGGAGGGCGTCACCCCCGGGACGTACCGCCGGGAAGCGAAGCGCCCGACGCGTCGGTGA
- a CDS encoding VOC family protein → MEQRITLVTLGVRDLSRARRFYEALGWRGQEVERTVFFQAGGLALVLWDRDLLAADCGLPPGRADGPPDGGGFGGIALAHNVRSRAEVDELLASVEAAGGTVTKPAAVNAIGFYSSAFTDPDGHAWEVAHNPGFPLAADGSLTLPDFGAAPG, encoded by the coding sequence ATGGAACAGCGCATCACCCTCGTCACCCTCGGCGTGCGCGACCTCTCGCGCGCCCGGCGCTTCTACGAGGCTCTGGGCTGGCGGGGACAGGAGGTCGAGAGGACCGTCTTCTTCCAGGCCGGCGGCCTCGCCCTGGTCCTGTGGGACCGCGACCTCCTGGCCGCGGACTGCGGCCTGCCGCCGGGCCGGGCGGACGGGCCCCCGGACGGCGGCGGCTTCGGTGGTATCGCCCTGGCCCACAACGTCCGTTCGCGGGCGGAGGTGGACGAGCTGCTCGCCTCCGTCGAAGCGGCCGGCGGAACCGTCACCAAGCCGGCCGCCGTCAACGCCATCGGGTTCTACTCCAGCGCCTTCACCGACCCGGACGGGCACGCCTGGGAGGTCGCCCACAACCCGGGCTTCCCCCTCGCCGCCGACGGCTCGCTGACCCTGCCCGATTTCGGCGCCGCCCCGGGCTGA
- a CDS encoding AraC family transcriptional regulator — MPSIEPSTVAASYARAVLNAGADAPGAEGGADGTAGPGAWGSPLDRLPFTEVRALWDSVIGGADGASGAGGGDPHAGLRVGDAIKPGSLHVLGHVVLTCASLAEAAEAAVRYHPLVSQAGTVTVHRGAGTTRIGYRPTVDPAAMHPQQVEAVVTGMVRAARWIAGDGWAPRSVSFTHARTGSAEPYGRILGCPVAFGAPRTRSSWATATSTGAAPRTTPNSAPCTGPTPTGCCASCRSP, encoded by the coding sequence ATGCCCAGCATCGAGCCGTCCACCGTCGCCGCGTCCTACGCGCGCGCCGTCCTGAACGCCGGAGCGGACGCCCCCGGCGCCGAGGGCGGGGCCGACGGCACCGCCGGACCCGGCGCCTGGGGCTCGCCCCTGGACCGGCTCCCGTTCACCGAGGTACGCGCCCTGTGGGACTCGGTGATCGGCGGCGCCGACGGCGCGTCAGGCGCCGGCGGGGGCGACCCGCACGCCGGGCTCCGCGTCGGGGACGCGATCAAGCCGGGCAGCCTGCACGTCCTCGGCCACGTGGTCCTCACCTGCGCGAGCCTGGCGGAGGCCGCCGAAGCGGCGGTCCGCTACCACCCCCTGGTCAGCCAGGCCGGCACGGTCACCGTGCACCGAGGGGCCGGGACGACCCGGATCGGCTATCGGCCGACCGTCGACCCGGCCGCCATGCACCCGCAGCAGGTCGAGGCGGTCGTCACCGGCATGGTGCGGGCCGCCCGCTGGATCGCCGGGGACGGCTGGGCCCCGCGGTCGGTGTCCTTCACCCACGCCCGTACCGGCTCCGCCGAACCGTACGGCCGGATCCTCGGCTGCCCCGTCGCCTTCGGCGCCCCGAGAACGCGCTCATCGTGGGCAACCGCGACCTCGACCGGCGCCGCGCCCCGCACGACCCCGAACTCGGCGCCCTGCACCGGGCCTACGCCGACCGGCTGCTGCGCGAGCTGTCGGAGTCCGTGA
- a CDS encoding MerR family transcriptional regulator translates to MKISELSRRTGVPVASIKYFRRQGLLPAGRATAATLAEYGEEHAQRLRLIKALTTLGGLSIAATREVLGAVDQAHSSEGALGAVSYALPVPVAGQSPAAPGEETGAEAAAGAEVAELLAELDWRTPDTSPHVQGLTSALKELRRLDAQYAPGELAAYAKLAEAVARLDLERAAGLDDPVALAERAVIVFAICAPVFELLRRLAQENQVRRRVADGGAAAAAPQ, encoded by the coding sequence ATGAAGATCTCGGAGCTCAGCCGGCGGACCGGCGTGCCGGTCGCCAGCATCAAATACTTCCGGCGCCAGGGCCTGCTGCCCGCGGGCAGGGCGACCGCCGCGACGCTGGCCGAGTACGGGGAGGAGCACGCGCAGCGGCTGCGGCTCATCAAGGCGCTGACCACGCTCGGCGGTCTGTCGATCGCGGCCACCCGCGAGGTGCTCGGGGCCGTCGACCAGGCGCACAGCTCCGAGGGCGCCCTCGGAGCCGTCAGCTACGCCCTTCCCGTGCCGGTGGCGGGCCAGAGCCCCGCGGCTCCCGGCGAGGAGACCGGGGCCGAGGCGGCCGCCGGAGCCGAGGTGGCGGAGCTGCTCGCGGAGCTGGACTGGCGGACGCCCGACACCTCGCCGCACGTACAGGGGCTGACGTCGGCGCTGAAGGAACTGCGGAGGCTGGACGCCCAGTACGCCCCGGGAGAGCTCGCCGCCTACGCGAAACTGGCCGAGGCGGTGGCCCGGCTGGACCTGGAGCGGGCGGCCGGGCTCGACGATCCGGTAGCCCTGGCCGAGCGGGCGGTGATCGTCTTCGCCATCTGCGCACCGGTCTTCGAGCTGCTGCGCCGCCTCGCCCAGGAGAACCAGGTCCGGCGCCGCGTCGCGGACGGCGGCGCCGCGGCCGCGGCGCCTCAGTAG